The Candidatus Binatia bacterium sequence AGGCGAAAGGGCTGGACTTAAAAGACGTCCAGTTCGTCGCGCTGGCCGCCGATGAGCCGGTGCGCGTGGAAATTTTGAAAAAGGGCTTGGTCGATGCGATCTCTGTTTCGCCGCCCGGGCCGGTTCGCCTGCAGAAGGAGGGCTACAACATCCTCGGCGGTCCGAAAGACTTGAAGATCGGCAGCCCGATCGCCGCCGTCTCGATCACGGAAACGCGGCTCAAAGAAAACCGCGACCAGGCGAAAAAGGTCCTGCGCGCCACGGTGCGGGCGCTGCGCTATGTCCGCGAACGGAAAGATGAGGTCGTGCCGATCATGGTGCAATGGCTGCAGCAGACGAAAGAGGTCGCCGGCGAGTCCTACGATCTGATTATCCCTTCGTTCAGCGCCGACGGCAGCGCCAGCGACGCGACGTATCAATTTGCGGTCGACGCGCGGCTTAAGGAACTCAAGTCGGACAAGCGGGTTCCGCTGTCGCAGTTAAGAGATTTCTCCCTGCTGAGAGAGGTGCAGAAAGAGTTGGGGACGCGCTGACCCAATTATTCATCGCAGGATAAATGATCTAGACTTCGTAATACTATGGCTGAAAGTTTTCGGAGTTTGCGCAAATTTTCTTGCGCACCGATCCTAAGTTGCGGAATCGACAAGAAAATACGATCTCACCACGAAGGACACGAAGGAAGAGACGAAGGGACAAGGCATCTCGCGCAAAGACGCAAAGTCCGCCAAGGCTCCTCAAATCCCCCTGTTTCCCCCTTTGTCAAAGGGGGATGAAAGGGGATTTCTGAATTTCTTTGTGTGCTTGGCGTCTTGGCGCGATGACTTAAACTTCGTGCTCTTCGTGACCTTCGGGGTGAAATGCCTGTTTCTGTTTGGTTGCGGTTCTGCCGCGCTAGGCTCTTCGTGGTGACAAGATTTTAACCACGAAGGACACGAAGGTCTCGAAGGAGGACACTGCGGCTCGCGCTTGAGGGCGGATCGGATGAATCCTCCGGGTTAGCCCTCACGCGATTTGCACGGGCCGGCGCGCGATGTTAATTTTCCACTATGAAGGCGAAAAATAATAACGCGAAAAAAGGATCACGCGCTTCGATGCAGGTCGGCGACCGCATCTTGGTGGACAAAGGCATCACCAAGAAAATTTACATCATCGCGCGGGTGGAGATCCCCCATTCGAACGAAAAAGTCTTCGTGACGAAATCCGGCGGCGACTTTACCATCGGCATCAAAGTCTGGAAGTCCGATTTTACCTGGAGCGAGAAGAGCCGGATGTGGATTCCGAAGAAGTAGCCATCAGCATCAGCGATCAGAAGTCAGCTTCGATCCGGGATTCGGATTTGGCTGAGGGCTGACGGCTGAAAGCTTCCCGGCTAAACACATGAAAGCCAATCTCGAATCCATTCTCGCTGAAATCCGCAAAGGCAAGCCGCCGGCCCTGTTGCTGCTTCACGGCGACGACTTCCAGGTGCGCGCGGCGGTCCAGGCCGTGCTGGATTTATTGGTCCCGCCGGAAAACCGCGCCTTCAATCTCGAGCGCTTCGACGGCCGGTCGGCGTCGTGGAATCAGATCGAAGCGTCGCTAATGACGCCGCCGTTTCTTTCCGGAACGAAAACGGTCTGGGTCGAGAGCGCGCCCTATTTCGCCTCGGCGGAGAACAAAGGAGAGATGGGCGAAAAGGTCCTCCGCCTGTGGGGCGAGGAAAAAAAAGACGAGGCGTCGCGCCTTTTCTTCCAGCTGTTGCATTTGGAAGGCTGGACCCAGGAACGGTGGGACCGTATCGACGCCGGCTCTTCCGCGGCGGAGATCGCCGCGCTTCTCGGCGACGGCGGAAAAGAAGCGGCGGCCTTGCTTGCCTACTGCCGCGGCCAGGATTTCAAGATGCTGCAAAGCGGCGGCGGCGAAGCCGACCGGCTGATTTATTTCTTAGACCACGGTCTGCCGCCGTGGGGCGTGCTGTTGCTCGACGCCTCGCATGTGGATCGCCGGACTCGGCTGTATAAAAAATTCGTCGAGCAAGGCGCCGCGCTCGACCTCGCGGTCGGGCGCGACAAGACCGGCAAGCTCGACCGCGCGGCGCTGGGGCAGTTTCTCGATCGGCGCCTAAGCGAGGCCGGCAAGCGCTGCGAGCCGCGCGCCCGCGAGATGGTCCTGGCGCGCGCGGGCACCGAGCTCTGGGCCGTACATCAAGAGTTGGAGAAGCTCTTCCTATACGTGGGCGCTGAAACTTTGATCCGGGCGAAAGACGTGGAAGAGATCTTTCTCGATCAGGGGGAGGGCTGGGTTTTTGATTTGACGGGAGCGCTTGCCGCCCGCGACACGCTCGGCGCGCTCGGCCAACTCGCCCGCCTGATGTCTCAGGGGAATCATCCGTTGGCGCTTTTGGGCCCCATCGCGGGCGAGATCAGGCGGCTTCTGCTGGCGCGCCAATTGATGGACGGGGAGATGGGGCGCGAATGGAAGAGCGGCATGAGTTACCAGCAATTTCAGCAAAAGGTCCTGCGCGACGACATGCCGGTCCCCGGCAATCCGTACGCGCTCTACATGCGCTTCAAAGGCGCGGAAAATTTTTCCGCCCGGGAGCTCGCGCGCGATCTCGGATTGCTTTACGAGACCGACCTCCGGCTGAAATCGAGCGGCCCTTCCCCGCGTCTCGCGATGGAGCGGCTGATCGTCGATTT is a genomic window containing:
- the holA gene encoding DNA polymerase III subunit delta; the protein is MKANLESILAEIRKGKPPALLLLHGDDFQVRAAVQAVLDLLVPPENRAFNLERFDGRSASWNQIEASLMTPPFLSGTKTVWVESAPYFASAENKGEMGEKVLRLWGEEKKDEASRLFFQLLHLEGWTQERWDRIDAGSSAAEIAALLGDGGKEAAALLAYCRGQDFKMLQSGGGEADRLIYFLDHGLPPWGVLLLDASHVDRRTRLYKKFVEQGAALDLAVGRDKTGKLDRAALGQFLDRRLSEAGKRCEPRAREMVLARAGTELWAVHQELEKLFLYVGAETLIRAKDVEEIFLDQGEGWVFDLTGALAARDTLGALGQLARLMSQGNHPLALLGPIAGEIRRLLLARQLMDGEMGREWKSGMSYQQFQQKVLRDDMPVPGNPYALYMRFKGAENFSARELARDLGLLYETDLRLKSSGPSPRLAMERLIVDLCQK
- a CDS encoding ABC transporter substrate-binding protein, producing the protein MFKSKKILLAAMILGCAIASAPVDAAEKVTISYSSRTYAFLPAQVAAAKGFFKDEGLEPVLIQMRSQVAVPALMNGDIQYTLTFGNILTAAIQGMPFKQLAVLTEKPLHHVVARPEIKTVQDLKGKRIGTQRIGGSDYLAAEAILQAKGLDLKDVQFVALAADEPVRVEILKKGLVDAISVSPPGPVRLQKEGYNILGGPKDLKIGSPIAAVSITETRLKENRDQAKKVLRATVRALRYVRERKDEVVPIMVQWLQQTKEVAGESYDLIIPSFSADGSASDATYQFAVDARLKELKSDKRVPLSQLRDFSLLREVQKELGTR